A part of Cannabis sativa cultivar Pink pepper isolate KNU-18-1 chromosome 6, ASM2916894v1, whole genome shotgun sequence genomic DNA contains:
- the LOC115695972 gene encoding pentatricopeptide repeat-containing protein At1g74630: MAEKSFLSLLAKSKTLKTTKQLHSFLYKNALQNHPLLFSKLLLHCAITITGNGSGEEQPLHYARRLLSHSSPNPPDAFMYNTLIRGLIDFPQIAVNTFMEMRLKPLSSPIDSFTFVFLIKSAANLRCVRFGIQLHCQALIHGLDTHLFVGTTLVSMYSECGVLNFAKKVFDEMSEPNVVAWNAFLNGCFKCGDLRSDEEFFEMMPIRNLSSWDILLNGYVKLGEIELAKITFLRMSVKDDVSWSTMMVGFAQNGCFDEAFGFFREIHKLRLKPNEASLSGVLSASAQAGAFEFAKVVHCLIEKSGFVWMVSVCNALLDTYSKCGDLGMARLVFERMLEKKKSVVSWTSMIASLAMHGYDVEAIELFHKMENCGIKPDGVSFISVLYACSHAGLIEEGCRYFSMMRDFDIEPTIEHYGCMVDLYGRAGKLEKAYEFACEMPISPNDIIWRTLLGACSLHGNVKLAEQIKKRLSRFDLDNSSSGDHVLLSNVYASLGKWEDVASVRRSASEQKIKKAPGWSMIEVEKLVYRFMADQKQDEIVKEAYEKLREIMLRLKVEGGYVPEIGNVLHDVEEEEKEDSVSRHSEKLAVAFGIARLREGNVVLRIVKNLRICRDCHVVMKLISKVYGLEIVVRDRSRFHSFRDGSCSCKDYW; this comes from the coding sequence ATGGCAGAAAAATCATTCCTTTCTTTGTTAGCAAAGTCGAAAACTCTCAAAACCACAAAGCAACTCCATTCATTTCTCTACAAAAACGCTCTTCAAAACCATCCTTTACTCTTCTCCAAACTCCTCCTCCACTGCGCCATAACCATCACCGGCAACGGCTCCGGCGAAGAACAACCTCTCCACTACGCTCGGCGTCTTCTCTCCCACTCATCTCCAAACCCACCTGATGCTTTCATGTACAACACACTCATTCGGGGTCTAATTGATTTTCCCCAAATTGCTGTAAATACCTTTATGGAAATGAGATTAAAACCCTTATCATCTCCCATTGATAGTTTTACTTTCGTTTTTCTTATTAAATCAGCTGCTAATTTGAGATGTGTTAGGTTTGGGATTCAACTTCATTGTCAAGCTTTGATTCATGGGCTTGATACACATCTTTTTGTTGGGACAACACTCGTGAGTATGTACTCTGAATGTGGGGTTTTGAATTTTGCTAAGAAAGTGTTTGATGAAATGTCTGAACCAAATGTTGTTGCGTGGAATGCTTTTCTTAATGGTTGTTTTAAATGTGGTGATTTGAGAAGTGATGAAGAGTTTTTTGAAATGATGCCTATTAGGAATTTGAGTTCTTGGGATATTTTGCTTAATGGGTATGTTAAGTTAGGTGAGATTGAGTTAGCAAAGATTACTTTTTTAAGAATGAGTGTTAAGGATGATGTTTCTTGGAGTACTATGATGGTTGGGTTTGCTCAAAATGGTTGTTTTGATGAAGCTTTTGGGTTTTTTAGAGAGATTCATAAGTTGAGATTGAAGCCTAATGAAGCTAGTTTAAGTGGGGTGTTATCTGCATCTGCACAAGCTGGTGCTTTTGAATTTGCTAAGGTTGTTCATTGTTTGATTGAGAAGAGTGGTTTTGTGTGGATGGTTTCGGTGTGTAATGCACTTCTCGATACTTATTCTAAGTGTGGGGATTTAGGTATGGCTCGGTTAGTTTTCGAAAGAATgttggagaagaagaagagtgtTGTTTCGTGGACATCGATGATAGCTTCACTTGCTATGCATGGTTATGATGTTGAAGCTATAGAGCTCTTCCATAAGATGGAAAATTGTGGAATTAAGCCTGATGGGGTTAGTTTCATTTCGGTTTTGTATGCTTGTAGTCATGCCGGTTTGATTGAAGAAGGGTGTAGATATTTCTCGATGATGAGAGATTTCGATATAGAACCTACTATTGAACATTATGGTTGTATGGTTGATCTTTATGGGAGAGCTGGTAAATTGGAGAAGGCTTATGAGTTTGCTTGTGAAATGCCAATTTCACCGAATGACATCATTTGGAGGACTCTTTTAGGGGCTTGCAGCCTTCATGGTAATGTTAAATTGGCCGAGCAGATAAAGAAGAGACTTTCGAGATTCGATCTTGACAATTCTAGCAGTGGTGATCATGTTCTTTTGTCGAATGTATATGCCAGTTTAGGGAAATGGGAAGATGTTGCTTCGGTTAGAAGATCAGCGAGCGAGCAGAAGATAAAGAAAGCTCCCGGATGGAGCATGATTGAAGTTGAGAAGCTAGTTTATCGGTTTATGGCTGATCAGAAACAAGATGAGATTGTGAAAGAAGCTTATGAAAAATTGAGGGAAATAATGTTGAGACTTAAAGTTGAAGGTGGATATGTACCCGAAATCGGGAATGTTTTACATGATGTTGAAGAAGAGGAAAAGGAAGATTCAGTGAGTAGGCATAGTGAGAAACTAGCTGTAGCTTTTGGGATAGCTCGATTAAGAGAAGGAAATGTTGTACTTCGAATTGTGAAGAATTTGAGGATTTGTAGAGATTGTCATGTTGTGATGAAGCTTATTTCTAAGGTTTATGGATTGGAAATAGTGGTGAGAGATAGAAGCCGGTTCCACTCATTCAGAGATGGCTCTTGTTCTTGCAAAGATTACTGGTGA